A single region of the Ornithorhynchus anatinus isolate Pmale09 chromosome 6, mOrnAna1.pri.v4, whole genome shotgun sequence genome encodes:
- the LOC100079889 gene encoding E3 ubiquitin-protein ligase XIAP: MAKPCWKEEMTCNSPEELRTSNPSEVNKDEEFAEEHNRLRTFANFPSTSPVSSSTLARAGFLYTGEEDVVRCFSCHVAVDRWQYGDSAIGRHRKISPNCRFVNGCHFKNCALPLANASLQNGELGQVEECPGNPSHHALERSSETHSDYLLRTRQVVDLSDTVFPKNPAMCSEEARLETFQNWPEYTLLSPGQLARAGLYYSGIDDQVECFCCGGKLKNWEPCDRPWSEHKRHFPKCLFVLGRDVGNIEIESDSIASQRSYSNSTHFPRNPAMAEFEARIHTFETWTYSIDKELLARAGFYTLGEQDKVICFHCGGGLTDWKPNEDPWEQHAKWFPGCKYLVEQKGQEFINNVHLTQSLEDSVLEADETPPSLTKEISPEEELRRLQEEKLCKICMDKNIAVVFLPCGHLVACKECGEAMGKCPVCCTLINYRQKIFMS; this comes from the exons ATGGCAAAGCCCTGCTGGAAAGAGGAAATGACCTGTAACAGTCCGGAAGAACTCAGAACTTCAAATCCTTCAGAGGTAAATAAAGATGAAGAATTTGCAGAAGAGCATAACAGATTAAGAACTTTTGCTAATTTTCCAAGTACTAGCCCTGTTTCTTCATCAACTCTGGCCCGAGCTGGTTTCCTTTATACGGGCGAAGAAGATGTCGTGCGATGCTTCAGTTGCCATGTAGCTGTAGATCGTTGGCAGTATGGTGACTCAGCAATTGGCAGGCACCGAAAAATTTCCCCCAACTGCAGATTTGTCAATGGATGTCATTTTAAGAACTGTGCTCTGCCTTTAGCAAATGCAAGTCTCCAAAACGGTGAACTCGGTCAAGTTGAAGAATGCCCAGGAAATCCAAGTCACCACGCTTTGGAAAGATCATCCGAAACTCATTCGGACTACCTTTTGAGAACGAGGCAGGTTGTCGACCTATCGGATACGGTATTCCCGAAGAACCCTGCCATGTGCAGCGAAGAAGCCAGACTAGAAACATTTCAGAATTGGCCCGAATATACCCTGTTATCCCCAGGGCAATTAGCTAGAGCTGGACTGTACTACTCAGGTATTGATGATCAAGTAGAATGCTTTTGTTGTGGTGGAAAGTTGAAAAACTGGGAGCCGTGCGATCGTCCGTGGTCAGAGCACAAACGGCATTTCCCAAAGTGCCTTTTTGTCTTGGGCCGGGATGTTGGAAACATTGAAATTGAATCTGATAGCATCGCTTCCCAGAGGAGTTATTCAAATTCAACTCATTTCCCGAGGAATCCGGCCATGGCAGAGTTTGAAGCCCGGATCCACACTTTTGAGACATGGACATACTCCATTGACAAGGAGCTGCTTGCAAGAGCAGGATTTTATACTCTAG GTGAGCAAGATAAGGTTATTTGCTTTCATTGTGGAGGAGGGTTAACTGATTGGAAGCCAAATGAAGACCCTTGGGAGCAACATGCTAAATGGTTTCCAGG ATGCAAGTACCTTGTTGAGCAGAAGGGACAAGAGTTTATTAACAATGTTCACTTGACTCAGTCTCTTGAAGATTCTGTG TTAGAAGCTGATGAGACACCGCCATCATTGACTAAAG AGATTAGCCCTGAAGAGGAGCTAAGACGTCTGCAAGAGGAAAAGCTTTGCAAAATCTGCATGGATAAAAATATTGCAGTAGTTTTTCTTCCCTGTGGACATCTGGTTGCTTGCAAAGAATGTGGTGAAGCGATGGGCAAGTGTCCGGTGTGCTGCACTCTCATTAACTACAGGCAGAAAATTTTTATGTCTTAG